Part of the Oncorhynchus masou masou isolate Uvic2021 chromosome 24, UVic_Omas_1.1, whole genome shotgun sequence genome is shown below.
GCTTGGCTTATTAATATGTAGCCCCAGAAccgtattgtaatgaaacagcaggcgctatcgactgtgccgcaaaagcatggtcgtgcggcagagtcgatttccgcgtttataaacccagggtcgttacaatataTTTAAGCCATGTTTCCATTgccagtgtaacggatgtgaaatagctagctagttagcggtagtgccaaacatacccttgtaaaactgaccatcctaccaatcctcggcttcggcgatgtcatttacaaaatagcccccaataccctactcaaccaattggatgcagtctatcacagtgccatccggtttgtcaccaaagcccatatactacccaccattgcgacctgtacgctctcgttggctggtcctcgcttcgtactcatcgccaaacccactggctccatgtcatctacaagatcctgctaggtaaagtcccccttatctcagctcgctggtcaccatagcatcacccacctgtagcacgcgctccagcaggtatatctctctggtcatccccaaaaccaattatttctttggccgcctctccttccagttctctgctgccaatgactggaacgaactacaaaaatctctgaaactggaaacacttatctccctcactagctttaagcaccagctgtcagagaagctcacagattactgcacctgtacatagccgacctataatttagcccaaacaactacctctttccctactgtatttatttagctcctttgcacaccattatttttatttctactttacacattcttccactgcaaatctaccattccagtgttttacttgctatattctatttactttgccaccatggcctttttttgttgcctttatctcccttatctcacctcatttgctcacatcttatatagacttgtttctactgtattattgactgtttgttttactccatgtgtaactctgttgttgtatgtgtcgaattgctttgctttatcttggccaggttgcaattgtaaatgagaacttgttctcaacttgcctacctggttaaataaaggtgaaataaataaaaaataaacacttcAAGAAACCTGAACTAATGTTAGGTATCTAGCTAAACTACCATCATTCTGCAAGGAAAGGAATTAGAGTAGATGTGAgatcacaatttttttttttttttttttgagaatGACAACTGTGCTAGTgtggccgatgtgaaatggctagctagttagcggtggtgcgagCTAAGTGTTTcagtcggtgacgtcactcgctctgagacctagaagtagttgctctgcaagggccgggGGCTTTTGTGGCGCTATGGGTAAGATGCTTCGTGAGTGACtgtggttgatgtgtgcagagggttggggcgaggagagggatggaagctatactgttacagtaGCAAACTATCTTGATGAGTGTTGTTGGAAAACTCTTCTAGTGGTTAAAACCGAAACAGGTGTTGTAGCTAACTAAACACTGCACAGTGTTACACTGAATCAGCACTTTGACCGTCAGAGAAGTAAGATTAATTGACCTGAAGTGACATTAACTAAGCTTAGGATCAGGATGAACACATGCTTTTTTTCCTAGCAGAGACCTGACATGTAAACTCAGTCATGTTAGTATGTTAAATCCATGCTTAGACTCACAATAGGAACCGTGACCATCAACTGGGAGGGATTTCCAAAATGTAAACGGCTCAGAATAGCTCTGAGCGAATTCCCAGAATCCGCTTTAATCCACTGCACTCTGACTATCTTGTGCAGATAATGTGTCACCATGTCTTCTAATCGTGTAGCTAACTGAGTTACTGCcttgcacacacacatagagggCCCCGGGGTGACTTTTCACTAAGTACAGTTCTtggatcagcttccccttcccaATATTAATGAGAAACTGATCCAAGATCATTATCTAGGGGCAATTTCACCCTACTCTCACTCACAAACCCATCTCGATTTAAGAATCACATCCAAGACGACAGACCCTTGATTTCTTCTGTTTAATGATGGTAAAGACACTTGTCATTTGCAGGACATTATTGATTAACCCAATACAACCACACTGGCTGTTATTgctacattttcattacattggtAGTCAATTACTGTATCTTGAAGATAAGTAACATACTGCTATAACCACACCGGTGATAAGGATTAGTAACATTTTAAGAGGGGTTAAAAGTGACAACTAAGAACAAATTCAAGAGAGAAAAGCCATCATTCATAAGTATGTATCTAACATCTTAGCAGAAAACTATGAATTTgcagctagctacctagctagcatgCACATGAGCTGGCATTACTCAAACCAAAAGATTTATGCATTAGGAACTAGTTGGAATTATAAGAaaggtggaggtggggggggggggggggggaagaggtaaAGACTCAACTAGTATCGGGTTACGGTCTAGGCCTAGTAGTAAAAATAAACTATTCCACACCTGAAATTCAAAATAAAACATGATGGGATGGATATAGGACAAAACCCACTGGACTCAAACTGATTGATACAACATTGTTTCTATGCCATTTCAATAAAAGCATTCAAATGTAATGACGTTGATTCaccgtggaaaactgattggatttgcaaaatgTTATCAAACGTGAAGGAATTTCATGTTAGTCAACGACACAATCAAATGTAAATCATAACTAGATGTTGAACTCtcgtttgtgcccagtgggaagtaaTACTTCGTTGTTTTACAAATATGTACTAAGTGGGTTGTAACCAATACCATCAATGGCAGTTTCAGACCTGATTTGAGTTACTGTGGGGGACTTTGTGATGCTTTGCATTTGTTTTCAATGATTTGGGTGAAAGGGTGATTCTGAAATAAATCCTATACATAAAAGCACATTGTGTTTCAAACAAATATAGTTCCGCACAACTGTAAACATATTCCTGCTTAAGTGCATGTTGCAATAACCTTTTAGTACATCAAATACCTATTAAAAAAAATGGCATTTACATATACCAAATGAAATAAATTAATATGCAGTCAAAAGTAAGTCCAAGGGATCTATGGAAgaagtaaaaatacattttttccccCCAATTACTTTGTAGATATCCTTGTATGTTATTCTTATCGTGAATCTTGGTCAATTACAAGCTAGTacaaaactaaaaaaaaaaaaatatttgagatATGCATTACCTACACAGACAATGTTACTATAACAACTAAAGCTATTGGCAAATGGAATGGTATTTAAAACAATTGTTCACCATTTTCCATTCCATAGTTTTGGCTGCTTTTTGCGATCTCCTAAGTAACAACCCTGGTTACGGTAAGATCTAGTTAGGACAAGGCAGGATAATAACTGAACAATACAAATATTATAAAGGAAACCAAAACAGTTCATTTCAAAATGAGCCATGAATGACTCAATCAGCATTCTAGTAATACTATCAAAACCACAGTAGTGTCTTAAGGAATGCAGAAGCTTTACACACTACCTAAAGAAACAATGGCAAACAAGTAACAAGACCGGTCACAACATCTTGAACTATGATATTGCTATACATAAATTCAGCAACAGTATCATCTGTGACGTTTTGATATTGCCTTTAAGGTGGTCCATACTTGTATTAGAACTAGAGTCCAGATAAAACATTGAAAGAAACATGTCAATAATATTATGAAAAGTGCCCTAACTTCTCAGGATATCTAGTGAACACACAATAGCCTATTTCACTAACGCTGTTGAATTTTAGATTTCAACAAACTTTACTGACTTAAAATAATGTGTTTGGTTAGTCTGCAGATCATTCACATTTTTCAAGCAATTCTACATGTAAAATGAGTGTGCACTTGGTTTAGCAAATTATGTTCAGAGGTGCTAACTACTCCCGACCAGCAAACCCCATTGGTGTGTCTGAGCCCTTAAGCATTGAAATGGTAGCCTGGTAGtagcagatcagtttgtgcttTAGTCAACTCCTCTGTCGAGTTTGTCGTCATGCCATAAACAGAATGTATACCATAACAACAGAAGAGGAATTGACTAAAGCACATACATATCTGTAACCAGATTATTGATCTTGTGGCAAAAGTTGtgggacatttttttttaaacgtatcCCTTTTCAAATGAAGAGAGAAAATTGATGAaatttgagtcccaaatggcaccctattccctatgtagtgcaccacttttgatcagagccttatgtgccctggtcaaaagtagtgcattacatgAGGAATAGGTTGTCAATTTAGACACAAGCCTTACTTTAATCCCTTTTAACAGGCTGACATGGGACAGAATATGAGGAGTCACATCTCTGTCTGTACCCGGTCACACCATGGCACCAATAGGATCCCGCAAGCCATCTCAGTTAGCAATCTCTTGTAGATATTGGAATATAAAGTTGATATCACATAACCACAGTTAGCAACTTCTTTCAGAGGGCAGTAGCAAAAATAGCACGACAGGGCTCAAAGTGACCAGTAGTGTCTATTAGATGAGATCAATGTCCTTCTGGCTACGTCGCAGACAGGTGTCCTTTACCACCTAGTACCCAATCATCCTCCTGATCATGGCGGGTTTAGAGAAGGGCCAGCCGTACTCGTTGGGCACAGGGCCATTGACGTTGCATTCGAAGAAGGAGAACATGGGGAACCAGATGCGGGCCCTGCGACTCTGCTGGTAGGCCCTGGTGTTAGCCAGCGTGTGGTAGTATAGGAAAAGCCTGGTTGTGATGTAGAAAGCTATGAAGACGTCGATGGAGTAGTGTTCATGGGCCGCCAGGATAAAGAAGATCCCAAACAAGTTTAGGACCCACGATAAGGTGTGGATGAAGTTCCAACCCCTTGGTGTGTCTGTTGATGTACACATAAAATCAGCAAATTGATGAGTTAGAAAGTTGAATTTCAGTCATGTTAAAACTCAGGTTGtgccccaaatgacaccctattcccttacatagtgcactacatctttATTGATTCTGGTCTCAGTGTAGACCCATTATCTGTATGCGATTTTCAAATCAGTCAAACTTAATTtatatcaaatttatttatatagcccttcatacatcagctgatatctcaaagtgctgtacagaaacccagcctaaaaaccccaaacagcaagaaatgcagggtgcccaaatgacaccctattcccttacatagtgcactacatctttATTGATTCTGGTCTCAGTGTAGACCCATTATCTGTATGCGATTTTCAAATCAGTCAAACTTAATttatatcaaatgtatttatatagcccttcatacatcagctgatatctcaaagtgctgtacagaaacccagcctaaaaccccaaacagcaagcaatgcaggtgttgaagcacctATAGAGAATATTTCTCACAGAGGATGCATTTCAAAGTGCttaacaaataaaacaaaaaaggTGAGAACATTAAAAACCtaatacattttctaaaatgATAAATTCTAAAgaatattaaaataataataaattaacAGTGGACATGAGACAAATTAATTAAAatcatttgaaataaataaaatgtatagaATGTGATCAAATAGTATGGCTAAAAGCACACAAAGTAAAAGCACGGCTAAAAAGACTATACAGTAAAAAAAGTTAGTTTCTGAGGCCCCTCCCCTCCGGTAGGCTGTTCTAAAGGCCAGGACCATAATGGCTAATGGCAGCCTGAACTTTGGAACAACTAAAAGGCCAGACCGACTGGACACATATCTTAAAAGGATATCATACACATATTCGGGTGCAAGGCCAAGTAGTTCTTTGAAAagctttaaaaacattttaaaattaacTATAAAACTAGCAGGCAACAAATTCAGGGACTTTAGAATAGGCGCTCTCCTTCTGGTCTTCGTTAGCACACATGCTGCTATAAAACAGTTTAAAATCTGtcagtggctcagttggtagagcatggtgcttgcaacgacAGGATCGTGGATCTGATTCCCACTGGGGTCACCCATAtggaaaatgtatgcatgcatgactaagtcgctttggtCAAAAGCATCAGGTAAATTGGCATATATTACTATATAAGTGGTCTGGTCTTGATGCCCTTCATGCAGTTACAGCTAATGGACACATGATGGCAGAAAAGGGACAACACATGATGTACATAAGTTCTTCCCACTTACAGTCAATTACAATTATTGTCTGCAACAGGTGAAAGTAACAGTAAAATGATATGGAACACTTACATTCTGTCACAAAGAAGTTGAGCATGGTGATGACCACTGTGTGACCGCTGAACATGTAGTCACCACATGTGTGGACACCTGTGAGAGACATTCCAAATCCACTCCAGATGGCCAGAGCTCGATGCAGTTTTGCCCACATGTCACCATAAATCTCAGGGAAAGAGAAGTTAAGTATCACTATTGAGATTTTACCCTCTCGTGAGAAGAAAATTGCTACCCATAGTGTTTGTACAGTGCGGCCAGATTGTATCTATAAAAAGCTACACGTGTGTGTGTTATGATGAGATCATCCTCAACCTGGAGGAAATgctgatgtatgtgtgtgtgtaatgatgagatCATCCTCAACCTGGAGGAaatgctgatgtgtgtgtgtgtgtgcgcgcatgtgcaTGGAGCTGTAGTACCTTTCCTGAGCACTGCAGGTGCTGTCCTGGCACTGACAGAGAGGTGACGAACATGGTGACGCAACGCAGCATGAACACTGTCCCCATGAGGCTGCACAGGCGCCGCAGCAGAACTGACCTTCAGCAGAGCAGACGTTACACATGAACTAGACCAGTggttttcaaacctctcctctgggaccTCCGCAAGTTTCACAACtttgttgtaaccctgaactaaCTCACTGATTCAAGTAGTCAAAAGGCATAATAATTAGTTGATCATTTTAATGTGGTGTGCTAGCTCTGGAATAGTTCAAATAAATGGAACGGGTGGGTGTCCCTAAGGAGaagtaaaaacatattttttttaaaccctgGACGAGTTAAACATTTTACAATTCTATTCATTTCATGGTGAAATTCAAGATACTAGTTTAAATAATGTCTAGGCTATAGGTGTGACGAACATATTTTCCTATGGACCAGTCAGTAGCCAGTACTCTACCTGTGCTTGTGCAGCAGCAGAACTAGCAGCCAGATATTACACAGGATCACTCCACATGCCTCTGCCATGGCAAAGGCCCACGGTATTCTAGGTACACTGTTGAGAGAAAGAAATGTTTATTGGCTAATCTACCTAAATGCAAGCTGCCTGGTATTGAGCATTTTGATTATTTTCCCAGGCTTGGCTAATGTTTATGAAGTATCACAACCATTAACAGATAATagccaataataataataataataataataataatatgatgaAGAATATTATGCTATCAACATTCAATACGACTTCATTGGAAAAACAAAACAGCCTAGTAGATAGTAACTGCAAGCCTAATCCAGTGCAACTGGAAAAACACACCTGACAAACCTGCATGAGGTTAAGGCAAACAGCAAGCCACCTCTCGATTGCATTAAGATAGAGGCTTATGTCAGGTATGACAACCTgactggaatcaaaccagggtatgtggagacgcctctagcactgagaacattttacatttggctcaaaattaaaaaataaatgatcttaacagagaaaaatgtcctcctgtatGCTACATATATTCCCAGCCCACTGACACTCCTATCAGATCACaacaaaatcacagtctacttgaacagagcaatactcaatcatgaggcatcaaagccaaaggaactgaataatattaagaaatgctatagctggaaggaatgtagtgtggaaacctaccaaaaaacaagcCCACTCATCTTGCCAACAGTAATCTGAAACATTTTCACACCATGAGCAAGTCCAGCTACACTCTCAGTTAGAACAAGCTGGATATtcaagtcctgtgtggctcagttggttgagcATGATGCTTGCAAagctagggttgtgggttcgattcctacgagggaccagtatgaaaatgtatgcactcagtaCTAtcagttgctctggataagagcgtctgctaaattactaaaattgTCAAGAGCAATGTGAGTCATCATGAACAAAAGGTCAAGCAAGCAATCTACTCAAAGTAGGAGAAGTCAAGAAAACTGTTAATGGCAGGGCATGCTATTTAGTTTCAGAATAAGctatggttgtgtcccaaatggcaccctctgaCTGTATAGGTGAAACACTGGACACCGTTGCAAAAACAAGCAAGAGTTCAAATTGAAAAAATTCAAGTAGCGTAAGTTCAGTTTGATTCCTAGTAAAATGTTATCACCACAGCATCAGTTATGTTGACATTCGAAACAGAGGTGTTTGCTGAACAGTCACAAGCAGGTCTACATGTACATTACTTAGGATGTGGGGAACAGCAACCCACCTGTCTAAGAAAATGTCTGGCAAGGGCGGGTAGGTGCGCATGTCCGGCACCCTCTCGTGCACGATCACCATGACGAAGGAGGTAAATCCAAAAACGAACACAACATAGATGGCACTAAGCGCCGTCTTCCAGTACTCAGGGTCCAGCCTCCTGCTCCCTCCATGCTTGTACTTCCCATTTGTATACTGAAGATACTGCTCCCCAACCGGTGCAGTGTCTGTGTTAGAGTTATCACACTCTCTACTGGAGTCTCCATTGCAGTGCCAGTCCCCACCGCCACCCTGAGGGGAGTGTCCGTCGAACGGGACCCCCAGCTCCTCCAGGATGTCCAGGTTTTGTTTCTGCAGCTTGCGGAGGGACACCATCAGCCTCTTGATGTCCCCCAGCACCTTGAGCTCAAGCGGGGGAGAGCGTAGGTCGTACTCGCTGAGGGTGAGTAAGGACATGCCATCCAGACGGTGCTTGTTGCACAGCAGGTCTACATAGTGGCAGAAGCCCTCGTCCTTCAGCCACTTGGCTACATGCTTGGTGGTCCACTGTCGGATGTTCAACTGGGTGCAGCTAGACATCTCCAGTTCACTCTGAAAactgtaaaaacaaacaaaagattaACCTCGACTCCAAGAACCAAATCTCGCATGTGCCCTTATGTATTTATCCCATGACAGATTTAATATCACGTGAAAAGATATGAGGAATAAAAAAGGAAGTCCCCAAATATATTGTAGCAGTCAGTACCCGGTACTTTTATGTAAGAGAAAACACTGCAACACTGTGTCTTATATAGAGAACTAGTCATCCACCATTTCCACTGAATCAGCATTTCAGAAATACTGTTGGTTCCCTATTAAGCCAAGCAAGACTTCAACatgagtcaaatcaaattttgtcaCATGCGgtgaatacaaccttaccgtgaaatgcttacttacaagcccttaaccaacaatacagtttaaaaaataattaagaaaatatttactaaataaaaagTTAAacgaacacaataaaataacaataacgaggctatatacagggggtaccggtaccgagtcaatgtgcttgggtacaggttagtccaggTGATAAAGTGACTATTccaagataataaacagtgagtagcagcaatATCACTGACAAAAGAGGCACATACTATCCACTGCTTCAAGACAAACTTCACCTTCTCCTCCCATCTGGTTGTTAAATTGTGGTCACTAAAAACAGTTTTCCACTGAAACATATGTGCTCCCAAGAAAGGACTTAGCCTAGCCTACAGTACACATTGTCAGACTTCAACTTATGTACTTATCTACCTATATCCCTCAAGGACAGAAATTGTGTGCCAAGCTGATATTGATGACAGACGAAGGAACAGAGACAGTTGCTTAATCTTGAGAGCCTCACCCTCCATTATTCCATTGTGGAATTCCAGAGTAGTTACATATAGGGTAAAGAGCAACTTGAACTAGACTGCTTGCTTCTGTTTAGAGAACAGAGCAACCATCCATTACATTCTTTCAGGTGGGGCTGTGTGTCACAAGGACACATTTTTAAAAACTTCATAAAAAGACAGCCCAACAATGCAGCAGCCCATCAATGCTGAACAAAAAAAATcaaagcaacatgcaacaatttcaaagattctgctgagttacagttcatataaggaaatcagtcaattgaaatgaattcatttggccctaatctatggatttcacatgactgggcaaaggctcagccatgggtgggcataggcccacccactggggagccaggcccagccaatcagaatgagttcttCCCCTACAAAAGGCCTTGGCGCACTTACTACGTGTAAATGCTAAAAGACAGGAATGAGGTTGGTAGATAACTAAGTGCAtcattgtagcaaagtatttataaaCAAAAAAACTTCTCTCTTAAACATTTTGTTCATTTTTGTTCTATTATCTATACAATACAGGCATAAATTATTTTGGCCCAATAGGCCTGGCGTATTCCCATGTTCAAGGAGCTTTCTGTTTTGATTGGGTTATTTTGCCTAAAAACCTAAGGCCTACCTGTAGTTGTTGCTTTAGTACAGTTGTGAGCATTTAGAGGTTTTTAGCGGAGCAGTTGGTAAGAGACTGGAGCGCCTGAGTGGGGCTCAATCACCACTCCATGAGCGGGATTTCCAACTGCTCAACTCCATCATAAATCATGGAGTTGAACTTAATCGGCTAATTTGGCAGAGGACAGTGTTCTAGTGACAGGAAGTACGATTATTTTTACTAACTCAGATTTTTTCGACTCCTTAATTTAAAATAACTAATCTTTCGACTCAGTTCGTTAATTTGGGTCAGAAGAACTGAAAAGTATAAATAGTAATGATTCTACAATTCTCTCGTTCACAATAAGGGGTTTATTGGAGCTGTTATTTGTGACAGACTTGTAAAACCGTGTTTTAAACAATATATCTGGATATTTGTTGATTGTTTTAAACAATATACCTGGATATTTGTTGATTGCTAGGCATACAAATAAGATAATTTCTTGGAACATTTGAAACGCGGTCTAGTTGTGGCCGCAACCGGACTAATTCGTGAACGATTTGACAGAACGCATTACCTCTCTACAGTGAGGGTGATATGAACACAATATCGTTCGCGGGATGCAGCA
Proteins encoded:
- the LOC135512053 gene encoding sphingomyelin synthase-related protein 1-like, with product MSSCTQLNIRQWTTKHVAKWLKDEGFCHYVDLLCNKHRLDGMSLLTLSEYDLRSPPLELKVLGDIKRLMVSLRKLQKQNLDILEELGVPFDGHSPQGGGGDWHCNGDSSRECDNSNTDTAPVGEQYLQYTNGKYKHGGSRRLDPEYWKTALSAIYVVFVFGFTSFVMVIVHERVPDMRTYPPLPDIFLDSVPRIPWAFAMAEACGVILCNIWLLVLLLHKHRSVLLRRLCSLMGTVFMLRCVTMFVTSLSVPGQHLQCSGKIYGDMWAKLHRALAIWSGFGMSLTGVHTCGDYMFSGHTVVITMLNFFVTEYTPRGWNFIHTLSWVLNLFGIFFILAAHEHYSIDVFIAFYITTRLFLYYHTLANTRAYQQSRRARIWFPMFSFFECNVNGPVPNEYGWPFSKPAMIRRMIGY